A window of the Mesobacillus boroniphilus genome harbors these coding sequences:
- a CDS encoding energy-coupling factor ABC transporter ATP-binding protein has protein sequence MSKPLVRIEKVSFSYEGQQTPALKNISFDILEGEWLAIVGHNGSGKSTLAKLLNGLQFPHEGSIEVCGIILSEDTVWDVRGNVGMVFQNPDNQFVGTTVRDDVAFGLENHGIPREIMVERVQSSLDKVNMGTFLNQEPHHLSGGQKQRVAIAGVLALQPSIIILDEATSMLDPRGRAEVIETIRELKDRENITVISITHDLEEAAKADRIIVMNKGELYREGTPEEIFEMDEELIKLGLDIPFPVKMSKIMREKGIALNKSYLTEEELVTELWTSHSKM, from the coding sequence CCCGCATTAAAAAATATCAGCTTTGATATTTTAGAAGGAGAGTGGCTGGCGATTGTCGGGCATAATGGTTCTGGAAAATCGACGCTTGCAAAGCTTTTGAACGGCCTTCAATTTCCGCACGAAGGTTCGATTGAGGTATGTGGGATCATTTTGTCAGAGGATACAGTTTGGGATGTCAGAGGAAATGTAGGAATGGTTTTTCAAAATCCTGATAACCAGTTTGTTGGAACGACGGTTAGGGATGATGTGGCTTTTGGTCTGGAAAATCACGGCATACCAAGAGAAATAATGGTAGAGCGCGTGCAGTCTTCACTTGATAAAGTCAATATGGGAACCTTTCTAAATCAAGAGCCGCACCATCTGTCTGGCGGCCAAAAACAGCGTGTTGCCATTGCGGGTGTCCTGGCATTGCAGCCGTCAATCATTATTCTGGATGAAGCAACATCCATGCTCGATCCAAGAGGCCGTGCAGAGGTGATAGAAACCATTCGTGAGCTGAAAGATCGTGAGAACATAACGGTCATTTCGATTACCCACGATCTTGAAGAAGCTGCGAAAGCTGATAGGATCATTGTCATGAACAAAGGGGAGCTATACCGTGAAGGAACCCCCGAGGAAATTTTTGAAATGGATGAAGAGCTGATTAAGCTGGGGCTGGATATTCCCTTCCCTGTAAAAATGAGCAAGATCATGCGTGAAAAAGGAATTGCCCTTAATAAATCTTATTTAACAGAAGAAGAGCTGGTGACGGAATTATGGACATCTCACTCAAAAATGTAG
- a CDS encoding energy-coupling factor ABC transporter ATP-binding protein, whose protein sequence is MDISLKNVEYRYQADSPFERLAISDVSIDIPSGTYLAVIGHTGSGKSTVLQHLNALLKPTKGSVLIGSREIKAGRKEKNLKGVREKVGIVFQFPEHQLFEETVEKDIMFGPMNFGVTEREAKARARTAINLVGLPEEILEKSPFDLSGGQMRRVAIAGVLAMEPEVIVLDEPTAGLDPRGRKEIMDLFYSLHKKRDLSTVLVTHSMEDAARYADEIVVMHQGKVFTKGTPDHIFSDPKALIELGLDVPEVVGLQLKIEEAFKTKFSKISLSEEELAVMVAEFMEGGGPQ, encoded by the coding sequence ATGGACATCTCACTCAAAAATGTAGAATATCGTTACCAGGCTGATTCGCCATTCGAGCGCCTCGCTATCTCAGATGTATCCATCGATATACCTTCCGGAACGTATCTTGCGGTTATTGGCCATACGGGTTCAGGGAAGTCTACAGTCCTTCAACACTTGAATGCTCTATTGAAACCGACTAAAGGCTCTGTACTAATCGGCAGCAGGGAAATCAAGGCTGGCAGGAAAGAGAAAAATTTGAAGGGTGTCCGCGAAAAGGTGGGCATTGTCTTCCAGTTCCCGGAACACCAGTTATTCGAGGAGACGGTCGAAAAAGATATTATGTTTGGCCCGATGAATTTTGGCGTTACTGAGCGGGAAGCGAAGGCACGGGCAAGAACCGCAATCAATCTGGTCGGATTACCTGAAGAAATCCTTGAAAAATCACCATTCGATCTTTCAGGCGGGCAAATGCGCCGTGTGGCGATTGCTGGAGTACTGGCAATGGAGCCAGAGGTCATTGTTTTGGACGAGCCTACTGCGGGGCTGGATCCACGCGGACGCAAAGAAATTATGGACTTATTTTATTCACTTCATAAAAAAAGAGATTTATCTACTGTTCTCGTTACCCACAGCATGGAAGATGCTGCCCGCTATGCGGATGAAATAGTTGTCATGCATCAAGGGAAGGTTTTTACAAAAGGAACTCCTGACCATATTTTCTCGGATCCCAAGGCATTGATTGAATTGGGCCTCGATGTACCCGAAGTAGTTGGATTGCAGTTAAAGATCGAAGAAGCTTTCAAAACTAAATTTAGCAAAATCAGCCTTTCCGAGGAAGAACTCGCTGTAATGGTAGCAGAGTTTATGGAAGGGGGCGGTCCACAATGA